In Candidatus Poribacteria bacterium, one genomic interval encodes:
- a CDS encoding DUF1549 domain-containing protein — protein MKAIQFTLITLILSAVLFLYGRVHQNVSFANNDQTNFAASKSSDRVDFENDLIPIFTKFGCNAGACHGAAAGRGEFNLSLFGGNPQADYKAIVRQLAGRRINLMRPEESLIILKPTAQTKHGGGQVLDENGEGARLLHNWIRQGATYETLRHLERVEISPQKHVISNLESPVQLHATAHFSDRTRENVTRWTVFTPEDTSAIEIDTATALAKVRRRGRHIILARYLTEVVPIEFITPLNEVPIQNAYKNNPTHTSPESVNTSIDDEILKLLSTLRLPVSPTVDDATFLRRVTLDLTGHLPTPEMVTAFLGDSNTNKRETLVDTLLGSDEFNEYWTLQLAKLLRIGARERNTEGAFVYHQWLSQQVRDGVGYNQIARSVILATGDSHEVGPANFYRTVNGPREQAEFMSELFMGARLRCANCHNHPLDKWTQDDYHGLAAIFAKIESDQIVKVKPSGEVIHPATREKAVPRIPGDRFLSADVPDGRVELVDWLTGQDNPYFAKAIVNRLWKAMMGRGLVEPVDDFRSTNPATHPELLTELADDFVVHGYDLRWTLRRIALSESYARSADTLPQNATDDRFYSHALQKPLEPEVLADAISDVLGIPDTYGNEPEGTRAVSLFNPNTESEALDILGRCGRETSCESAAEVTDGLQRKLHLFNGDLLNARIGVPGSRLDKLMSEEKSPMEILDEFYLAALSRHLTETEQQFWEQHIDVNSSANSQRAILEDMVWSLLTCNEFVANH, from the coding sequence ATGAAAGCGATCCAATTCACTCTCATAACATTGATATTATCAGCCGTGCTTTTCTTGTACGGTCGCGTCCACCAGAATGTATCCTTTGCAAACAACGATCAGACTAATTTTGCTGCATCAAAATCATCTGACCGTGTTGACTTTGAAAACGATTTGATACCGATTTTTACCAAGTTTGGGTGTAATGCGGGGGCATGTCATGGCGCAGCTGCTGGTCGGGGTGAATTCAATTTGTCGCTCTTCGGTGGTAATCCACAAGCGGATTATAAAGCGATTGTCCGTCAACTCGCTGGCAGACGTATCAATCTGATGCGACCAGAAGAAAGCCTGATTATTCTAAAGCCGACAGCACAAACCAAACATGGCGGTGGGCAGGTTTTGGATGAAAATGGAGAAGGCGCGCGATTGCTCCACAACTGGATCCGGCAAGGCGCGACTTACGAAACGCTACGTCATTTGGAGCGTGTTGAAATATCCCCGCAAAAACATGTCATCTCTAATCTTGAGAGTCCGGTTCAACTGCACGCAACTGCCCATTTTTCAGATAGGACAAGAGAAAACGTGACACGATGGACTGTCTTTACACCAGAAGACACTTCAGCGATTGAAATTGACACAGCCACTGCCCTCGCCAAAGTTCGTCGTCGTGGTCGGCATATTATCCTTGCTCGTTATCTCACAGAGGTCGTCCCGATTGAATTCATCACCCCCTTGAACGAGGTTCCGATACAGAATGCCTATAAAAATAATCCAACGCACACGTCTCCAGAATCGGTGAATACGAGTATTGATGATGAAATCCTCAAGTTACTCTCAACGCTCCGATTGCCAGTGTCACCAACTGTTGATGATGCTACCTTCTTGCGTAGGGTAACACTTGACCTCACCGGACACCTCCCTACACCAGAGATGGTAACCGCATTCCTTGGAGATTCCAATACAAATAAACGGGAAACGTTGGTGGATACATTGCTTGGGTCGGATGAATTTAACGAGTACTGGACATTGCAGTTGGCGAAGCTGCTACGGATTGGCGCACGAGAAAGAAACACAGAAGGCGCGTTTGTCTACCATCAATGGCTTTCCCAACAGGTTCGCGACGGTGTTGGATATAATCAAATAGCACGTTCAGTTATTTTAGCAACAGGCGATTCCCACGAGGTCGGTCCGGCAAATTTTTACCGCACAGTAAATGGACCGCGAGAACAAGCCGAATTCATGAGTGAACTCTTCATGGGAGCTCGACTCCGATGCGCGAATTGCCATAATCACCCGCTCGACAAATGGACACAAGACGATTACCACGGATTGGCGGCGATCTTTGCCAAAATAGAGAGCGATCAGATCGTTAAGGTAAAACCGTCGGGTGAGGTTATCCACCCAGCGACGCGGGAAAAAGCAGTGCCGCGGATTCCCGGCGATCGGTTTCTGTCTGCTGATGTTCCTGATGGGCGAGTCGAATTGGTGGATTGGCTAACGGGTCAGGACAACCCATACTTTGCCAAAGCGATTGTTAACAGATTGTGGAAGGCGATGATGGGACGCGGTTTAGTTGAACCCGTTGACGATTTCCGATCTACCAATCCAGCCACCCACCCTGAGTTGCTAACAGAACTCGCTGACGACTTCGTGGTGCACGGCTACGACTTACGATGGACACTCAGGCGTATTGCGCTCAGTGAGTCTTACGCGCGTAGTGCAGATACGCTGCCGCAAAACGCGACAGATGATCGTTTCTATTCCCACGCGCTGCAAAAGCCGCTTGAACCGGAGGTGTTGGCGGATGCGATTTCAGATGTCCTCGGTATACCGGACACCTACGGCAATGAACCGGAAGGCACACGTGCTGTCTCTCTATTCAACCCAAACACCGAATCCGAGGCACTTGATATCTTAGGACGATGTGGACGTGAGACCTCATGTGAGAGTGCTGCTGAAGTAACGGATGGACTTCAGCGTAAACTGCACTTGTTCAATGGTGATCTTCTCAATGCACGCATCGGGGTTCCCGGTAGCCGACTTGATAAACTGATGTCGGAAGAGAAATCACCGATGGAGATTCTCGACGAGTTCTACCTCGCCGCACTGAGTCGGCATCTAACAGAGACCGAGCAACAGTTTTGGGAACAGCACATTGATGTCAATTCATCTGCCAACTCCCAACGCGCGATCCTTGAAGACATGGTGTGGAGTCTGCTAACCTGTAATGAGTTTGTGGCAAATCACTAA
- a CDS encoding alpha-L-fucosidase, with the protein MHNQDAVKVNSKALIVDIVRAAGSRSEINVNQLLNNQKSPESVGADEAIEKWIDENGESIIGTRGGPFTPTDQYVTTYKNSKIYVHVLSWDGKNNITLPAITDRVVKNAWILGNPTVDGTSWGIVRQHPWGLLIVVPEAYQNGVDDIVVLDIEGDPTTLKKPRLIEADPSSVIYLFGDSAEVGGGLVHLQAQDWIEGWNESSASLSWKVKLPISSDYKLAMTYTADTHAVGSAFEIVAGHNKTVGTVRQTTGWAGDSQNFERISLPGTLRLPAGESIIMLRLIGEAKSKDGVRVHSLELISPLADKARIASNEKAQQIRTKTDWFVEAKYGVMFHWSTTTQPSRGPQKPYVEAVNAFDLDAFVDMVSETGAGYVIFTAVHGIMHFPAPLKSIEVVMPGRTCKRDLIGEMAGKLQECGIALILYFHHGVGDLEWVKASGFLSPDKSKFFKIEHDILTEIGMRYGKKVAGYWFDDRYPLQPFEELYEATKVGNPERIVAWNSWILPKTTEFQEYYAGEFGGALVNPPENFFAEGSSAGGLQPHGLIFLDDPWQHGYPDTDIAPPIFTTQQIINYVKACIAQKLVITMNMGITQDGKVSPTTLEQMKALRKTIREDSNTLGVN; encoded by the coding sequence ATGCATAACCAAGATGCTGTCAAAGTAAACAGCAAGGCATTGATCGTGGACATAGTACGTGCTGCGGGTAGTCGTTCCGAGATCAATGTAAACCAGTTGTTGAATAACCAGAAAAGCCCTGAATCCGTTGGGGCAGATGAAGCGATTGAGAAATGGATTGACGAAAATGGGGAATCGATCATTGGTACTCGCGGCGGTCCCTTTACTCCTACTGATCAGTATGTGACCACCTATAAGAATAGCAAAATCTATGTTCATGTACTTTCGTGGGATGGAAAGAACAATATTACCCTTCCAGCTATCACTGATCGGGTGGTAAAGAACGCTTGGATTCTGGGAAATCCCACGGTAGACGGCACTTCGTGGGGTATCGTGCGCCAGCATCCGTGGGGGCTTTTGATTGTAGTACCAGAGGCGTACCAAAATGGTGTTGATGACATCGTCGTTCTTGATATTGAAGGGGATCCCACTACACTTAAGAAGCCAAGATTGATTGAGGCAGATCCTTCGTCAGTTATCTATCTGTTTGGAGACAGTGCCGAAGTAGGTGGGGGTCTTGTGCACTTGCAGGCACAAGACTGGATTGAAGGTTGGAACGAGTCATCTGCTTCACTTTCATGGAAGGTGAAACTTCCTATATCTTCCGATTACAAACTCGCGATGACCTATACTGCTGATACACATGCGGTAGGTTCGGCATTTGAGATTGTTGCTGGACACAATAAAACCGTTGGAACAGTTCGCCAAACGACTGGATGGGCAGGAGATTCGCAGAATTTTGAGAGGATATCGCTTCCGGGAACATTGCGCCTCCCCGCAGGTGAAAGCATAATTATGCTGCGTCTCATTGGAGAGGCAAAGTCTAAAGATGGGGTGCGAGTCCATTCGCTTGAATTAATTTCGCCGCTCGCTGATAAAGCAAGGATTGCTTCAAACGAGAAAGCGCAGCAGATACGTACCAAAACGGACTGGTTCGTCGAAGCGAAGTACGGCGTGATGTTCCATTGGTCAACAACAACACAACCGTCGCGTGGTCCTCAAAAACCTTACGTGGAGGCGGTGAATGCTTTTGACCTTGATGCTTTTGTCGACATGGTGAGTGAAACTGGAGCGGGCTACGTCATTTTCACTGCTGTCCACGGAATTATGCATTTCCCTGCCCCCTTAAAATCGATCGAAGTGGTTATGCCGGGACGCACCTGCAAACGAGACCTAATTGGAGAAATGGCTGGTAAGCTGCAAGAATGTGGTATTGCCCTTATTCTTTATTTTCATCACGGCGTAGGAGATTTGGAGTGGGTGAAAGCCTCTGGATTTTTAAGTCCAGACAAGTCAAAATTTTTCAAAATTGAGCATGACATTCTTACCGAAATCGGCATGCGCTATGGTAAAAAGGTCGCAGGTTACTGGTTTGATGATCGGTATCCGCTTCAGCCGTTTGAAGAATTGTATGAGGCAACTAAAGTTGGCAATCCCGAACGCATCGTCGCTTGGAACAGTTGGATTCTCCCCAAGACGACTGAATTTCAAGAGTACTATGCTGGCGAGTTTGGCGGTGCGCTCGTGAATCCACCAGAAAATTTCTTTGCAGAGGGTAGCAGTGCGGGTGGTTTACAACCGCACGGCTTGATCTTTCTTGACGACCCTTGGCAGCACGGATATCCAGATACCGATATCGCCC